The region GTGGCCCAGGCGACGTTACGGGCGGCCTGGCGGGTCGCGGCGTCATCGGTGACGATGAGCACGCGCTCGCTGCCGTCCATGCCGTTGCTGGCAGCCCAGGTGACGAAGTTCTTGGTCTTGCCGTCCTGGTCGTAGCCGTCGACGGCGATCAGCTTGCCGGCTTCCTGGCGCGCGGCCAGGGCCATGGCTAGGCCCAGCTGACGGACCTTGCGGGGCAGGGTGTAGCCGTAGTTGCGGGGCTTGGGGCCGAAGGCCACGCCGCCGCCCACGAAGCTGGGGACGCTGCGGTCGCCGTGACGGGCGTTACCGGTGCCCTTCTGACCGTACATTTTCTTGCCGGTCTTGCTGACTTCCGCGCGGGTTTTGGTGCTGGCCGTGCCGCGGCGGCGGCTGGCGAGCTGCCAGGTCACGACGTCGTGCAGGACGCCGCTGTTCACTTCCGGCAGGTCGAGGTCGATGGTGCGGCCCCCGTTCTTGCCGATGACGTTGATCTGCGCCATGTCTTACTTGCCTCCCTTGGCGGCCTGACGCAGGACAACGAGGCCACCGTTGGCGCCGGGGATTGCACCCTTGACCAGGATGATGTTCTCGTCGGCGCGGATCTCGACCACTTCGAGGTTCTGGACGGTGATGCGGTCCATGCCCATGTGGCCGGCCATACGCTTGCCCTTGTACA is a window of Deinococcus radiotolerans DNA encoding:
- the rplD gene encoding 50S ribosomal protein L4 codes for the protein MAQINVIGKNGGRTIDLDLPEVNSGVLHDVVTWQLASRRRGTASTKTRAEVSKTGKKMYGQKGTGNARHGDRSVPSFVGGGVAFGPKPRNYGYTLPRKVRQLGLAMALAARQEAGKLIAVDGYDQDGKTKNFVTWAASNGMDGSERVLIVTDDAATRQAARNVAWATVLPVAGLNAYDILRHERLVIDAVVLEPAQEGEEA